The Patescibacteria group bacterium genome window below encodes:
- a CDS encoding GerMN domain-containing protein: MKKKLLIFASIILLIAAAAMLFGYIGGMKEASADLKDAVQEAKKVEAKETTVKIFFGNKNLNQNQADCKAVFPIERTVPNDLIVKRRAFEEILFGPSATEIEQGYYSAIPSKEEMINYREQKKGETGQAPYIGDEIKIHSVKIMIGMAYVDFSPEIFVLAADNCRAQMFRAQLSQTAKQFPKVGGAIITVGGVENAL, encoded by the coding sequence ATGAAAAAGAAGCTCTTAATATTTGCTAGTATTATTTTGCTAATTGCTGCTGCAGCGATGCTTTTTGGTTATATTGGGGGAATGAAAGAGGCGAGCGCTGATTTAAAAGACGCGGTTCAGGAAGCAAAAAAAGTTGAAGCAAAAGAGACGACTGTAAAAATATTTTTTGGGAATAAAAATTTAAATCAAAATCAGGCCGATTGCAAGGCAGTTTTTCCGATAGAGCGGACTGTCCCGAACGATCTTATTGTGAAACGTAGGGCATTTGAAGAAATTTTATTTGGTCCAAGTGCTACCGAGATAGAACAAGGATATTATTCAGCCATACCGAGCAAAGAAGAAATGATAAATTATCGCGAACAAAAGAAAGGGGAAACGGGCCAGGCGCCGTACATTGGAGACGAGATAAAAATCCATAGCGTAAAGATTATGATTGGCATGGCTTATGTTGATTTTTCTCCAGAGATATTTGTTTTAGCCGCGGATAATTGTCGGGCTCAAATGTTTCGAGCGCAACTTTCCCAAACCGCGAAACAATTTCCTAAAGTTGGTGGCGCAATCATTACTGTGGGCGGCGTGGAGAACGCGCTCTAA
- a CDS encoding DUF2207 domain-containing protein: MFKKIFFLAVALAVFLFSGSQVSAQEEKWWDFEKWSVDINVNEDSTFIVRETQIFNFHGNFHWTQRFIPKNRVRAISDIKVFDENGQEIVPPEVEITEDINQVNIKLSFDLTDTSMTRIFEYRVSGGLGYFEDYDELYWNAVSENRDVAIGEVEVTVHLPEASNISALKQALYTGAAGSREFSGTYQIVDGKTFKFFGNNILPYENFTIVAGWPKGIVFSAGVLKINSDPAGAEVILDGQKTGLRTPAVLEENYEISLGEHKISVEKFGFEPEGDGEKMVKMETGKVVTSDFKLEKTTWFYVLDKLSYLLPILFGIFLFKKYKNAPKLKKTIIAQYDPPAKLLPAEMGGLVYNSVRSKDFTATLIDLAYRGYLKIVEREEKTLWIKSKKYSLVKKKEFSSDSSLSDYEADFLKAIFGTAETIELGDLKTKSSFRGTITKLPKEILEKLVKEKEYFRSMPIARETSFIVALAVAAIFIPIVTALLPNFSFSILAAILISLGLWVIYLIIKPPPLTEKGIEAKWHALGFKEYLQVAERFRLGACTPETFEKYLSYAMVFGVEGKWAERFADIYKAQPDWYESSTPLSGFNSVIFVNSISGMKTSVGAAVNYSNPSSSSGFGGGGGAGGGGGGGSSAG; the protein is encoded by the coding sequence ATGTTTAAAAAAATATTTTTTCTTGCGGTAGCTCTGGCAGTTTTTTTATTTTCCGGTAGTCAAGTTTCAGCCCAAGAAGAAAAATGGTGGGATTTTGAAAAGTGGTCGGTAGACATAAATGTAAATGAAGATAGCACTTTTATAGTCCGCGAAACGCAGATTTTTAATTTTCATGGAAATTTTCATTGGACACAAAGATTTATTCCTAAAAATAGGGTGCGGGCGATAAGTGATATAAAAGTTTTTGATGAAAATGGCCAAGAAATTGTTCCACCAGAAGTGGAAATTACCGAAGATATAAATCAGGTTAATATTAAATTAAGTTTTGATTTAACGGATACCTCGATGACGCGAATTTTTGAATATAGGGTGTCCGGTGGGCTTGGATATTTTGAAGATTATGATGAACTTTATTGGAACGCAGTTTCTGAAAATCGGGATGTGGCGATTGGGGAAGTAGAAGTCACGGTTCACTTGCCCGAAGCGTCTAATATCAGCGCTCTAAAGCAGGCGCTTTACACCGGAGCGGCTGGTAGTCGCGAATTTTCCGGAACATATCAAATTGTTGACGGTAAAACTTTTAAATTTTTTGGAAATAACATTCTTCCCTACGAAAATTTTACAATTGTCGCCGGCTGGCCAAAAGGAATTGTTTTTTCCGCCGGTGTTTTAAAAATCAATTCCGATCCTGCGGGCGCGGAAGTAATTTTAGACGGACAGAAAACCGGTCTTCGCACGCCGGCTGTGCTTGAAGAAAACTATGAGATTTCTCTTGGTGAACATAAAATTTCCGTGGAAAAATTTGGCTTTGAACCCGAAGGTGATGGCGAAAAAATGGTGAAGATGGAAACGGGAAAAGTTGTAACATCAGATTTTAAACTGGAAAAGACAACCTGGTTTTATGTTTTAGATAAATTAAGTTATCTCCTCCCGATTTTATTTGGCATTTTTCTTTTTAAGAAATATAAAAACGCGCCAAAACTAAAAAAGACAATTATTGCCCAATACGATCCGCCAGCGAAATTATTGCCGGCCGAAATGGGCGGACTTGTTTACAACAGCGTTCGTTCTAAAGATTTTACGGCTACGCTTATTGATTTGGCTTACCGCGGTTATTTAAAAATTGTTGAACGAGAAGAAAAAACTTTATGGATAAAAAGTAAAAAATATTCGCTCGTGAAGAAAAAAGAATTTTCGAGTGACTCCAGTCTTTCCGATTATGAAGCAGATTTTTTAAAAGCGATTTTTGGAACGGCCGAAACAATTGAGCTCGGCGACTTAAAAACAAAATCATCGTTTAGGGGGACGATTACTAAATTACCAAAAGAAATTTTAGAAAAATTAGTTAAAGAAAAAGAATATTTCAGATCCATGCCGATTGCTCGTGAGACAAGTTTTATTGTGGCACTTGCCGTGGCCGCTATTTTTATTCCCATAGTCACGGCCTTACTCCCAAATTTTTCATTTTCTATTTTAGCCGCGATTTTAATTTCATTGGGTTTGTGGGTTATTTATTTAATTATTAAACCCCCGCCGCTCACGGAAAAGGGGATTGAAGCAAAATGGCACGCACTCGGCTTCAAGGAATATTTGCAAGTGGCGGAAAGATTCCGGCTCGGGGCTTGCACGCCGGAAACTTTTGAAAAATATTTATCTTATGCCATGGTTTTTGGTGTGGAAGGAAAATGGGCGGAGAGGTTTGCTGATATTTATAAAGCGCAGCCAGATTGGTACGAAAGTTCGACGCCGCTTAGCGGATTTAATAGTGTTATTTTTGTTAACTCTATTTCAGGAATGAAAACAAGCGTTGGCGCAGCTGTGAATTATAGTAATCCTTCTAGCTCGTCCGGTTTTGGCGGAGGTGGGGGAGCCGGCGGCGGAGGCGGCGGCGGATCAAGCGCCGGATAA